A genomic segment from Glycine soja cultivar W05 chromosome 18, ASM419377v2, whole genome shotgun sequence encodes:
- the LOC114395525 gene encoding MACPF domain-containing protein CAD1-like — protein MEEHVPALHTAINAVKALGRGFDVNCDTRLLYCKGVAGSRVVHVDEEHVRDLWLYDDVVVPNVSMDIVKNSQEHVGRRSSGVCSYQEMVEYFNQKANISQSFPLGTFNSAFSFTGSKHIDATETKSLSSDGFYIPLAKVQLTNAHLTLQENVKRDIPVNWDPPSLASFIENFGTHVITSITIGGKDVIFVKHHRSSPLSTLEIKNYIQDIGNQRFSDINNHTSSLQTKFKDKDVRVIFRRRGGDDLEQDHSMWLRTVWSSPDVIQMTFCPITDLIDEVPGKEQLTHAIGLYLEYKPPIEELRYFLEFQIAHVWAPLHERIPGQQRKEPICPSLQFSIMGQKLYVSQEQITVGRLPVTGLRLFLEGSKQNRLSVHLQHLSSLPKILRPYWDTDVAIGAPKWQGPEEQDSRWFEPVKWKNFSHVSTAPVENPETFIGEFSGIYVVTGVQLGVWDFGPRSVLYMKLLFSRLPGCTIRRSFWDHTPTNPDNSSFGSRENNTTGSKLFKYVDLSEMSKGPQDPPGHWLVTGGKLGVEKGKIVLRVKYSLLSY, from the exons ATGGAGGAGCACGTGCCAGCATTGCACACTGCTATCAACGCTGTGAAGGCATTAGGTAGAGGCTTTGATGTGAACTGCGATACGAGGTTGCTGTATTGCAAAGGAGTGGCAGGGTCCAGGGTGGTCCATGTTGATGAAGAACACGTGAGGGACTTGTGGTTGTACGATGATGTGGTTGTTCCCAATGTTTCAATGGACATTGTTAAGAACTCTCAGGAGCATGTGGGGCGTCGCAGTTCTGGAGTCTGTAGTTACCAGGAG ATGGTGGAATATTTCAATCAGAAGGCTAATATATCACAAAGCTTTCCTCTTGGGACATTTAATTCTGCGTTTAGCTTCACTGGTTCAAAACACATTGATGCTACTGAGACAAAATCTCTTTCTTCAGATGGGTTTTATATTCCCCTCGCAAAGGTTCAGCTTACAAATGCCCACTTAACATTGCAAGAAAATGTCAAAAGGGATATTCCAGTGAATTGGGATCCACCATCCTTGGCAAG CTTTATTGAAAACTTTGGGACACATGTCATTACATCCATAACTATTGGTGGTAAGgatgttatttttgttaaacacCACCGTAGTTCACCTTTGTCAACATTGGAGATAAAGAACTATATTCAAGACATTGGAAACCAGAGGTTCTCTGACATCAATAACCATACAAGTTCACTTCAAACAAAATTCAAGGATAAG GATGTCAGAGTCATTTTCAGAAGGAGAGGAGGAGATGATTTGGAACAAGACCACAGTATGTGGCTCAGAACTGTTTGGTCTTCCCCGGATGTCATTCAGATGACTTTCTGTCCTATAACAGATCTCATTGATGAAGTTCCTGGCAAGGAACAATTGACTCACGCTATTGGTCTCTATCTTGAAT ATAAACCTCCCATTGAAGAACTTAGATATTTCTTAGAGTTTCAAATTGCTCACGTTTGGGCTCCTCTTCATGAAAGGATTCCTGGACAACAAAGGAAGGAACCTATTTGCCCATCTTTACAATTCAGCATAATGGGCCAGAAACTTTATGTTAGCCAAGAGCAG ATCACAGTTGGGCGTTTGCCAGTAACCGGCCTACGTCTGTTTCTTGAAGGAAGCAAGCAGAATCGTTTGAGTGTTCATCTTCAACACTTATCATCTCTTCCAAAGATCCTTAGGCCATATTGGGACACAGATGTAGCCATTGGTGCTCCCAAGTGGCAGGGACCCGAGGAGCAAGACAGCCGGTGGTTCGAGCCCGTTAAGTGGAAGAATTTTTCTCATGTGAGCACAGCACCCGTTGAGAATCCTGAAACGTTTATAGGGGAGTTCTCTGGCATCTATGTGGTTACCGGGGTGCAGCTTGGAGTGTGGGATTTCGGACCGCGAAGCGTGTTGTACATGAAGCTCTTGTTTTCGAGGTTACCTGGTTGCACAATCAGAAGATCATTCTGGGATCACACCCCCACCAACCCTGATAACTCGAGCTTTGGTTCCAGAGAGAACAACACCACAGGAAGCAAGTTGTTCAAGTATGTTGACTTGTCTGAAATGAGCAAAGGGCCACAAGATCCTCCTGGACATTGGTTAGTTACTGGTGGAAAACTTGGTGTTGAGAAAGGGAAAATTGTTCTGAGGGTGAAATATTCTTTGCTAAGTTACTGA